One Roseimaritima multifibrata DNA window includes the following coding sequences:
- a CDS encoding HD domain-containing protein → MSLSKLRRKIAWEAARLLYSREESEYFQAKRKAARRIVTGWVRPADLPSNAEIRDEVRLFARLIEGNQGHEDRLLAMRQRACWWMEQLAMFHPRLIGSVLTGHVRDGSDIDIHVFTGNPSAVARKVEDHGLECELERKRIVKDGECRVFTHIHIRDTYPIELTIYHPSLLGHRFRSSIDGKPIPRATTTELIRMIALETEQSESNVRKSVMEQENPVDRWRIYDALLVPLERVQQHPKYHPEGDALYHSLQVFELAREAMPYDEEFLLAALLHDIGKAIDPEDHVGAGLEALDGLITPRTEWLIANHMLAHGLRDGSLGARARRRLRQQPWYEDLLELAACDAAGRERGVTVDDSDAALDYIRSLETMFD, encoded by the coding sequence ATGAGCCTCTCCAAATTACGGCGCAAAATTGCGTGGGAAGCAGCCCGTCTGCTGTATTCCCGCGAAGAGTCCGAGTATTTCCAAGCCAAACGCAAAGCCGCCCGCCGGATTGTCACCGGTTGGGTTCGCCCCGCGGATCTACCCAGCAACGCAGAAATTCGGGACGAAGTCCGATTGTTTGCACGCCTGATCGAAGGCAACCAGGGGCACGAAGATCGGTTGTTGGCGATGCGGCAACGAGCCTGCTGGTGGATGGAGCAATTAGCGATGTTCCACCCGCGTCTTATTGGCAGTGTCTTAACAGGGCATGTTCGCGACGGGTCCGATATCGATATCCATGTCTTTACCGGCAATCCTTCGGCGGTCGCTCGCAAAGTGGAAGATCATGGGCTGGAATGTGAACTGGAACGCAAACGGATTGTTAAAGACGGAGAGTGCCGCGTCTTTACACATATCCATATTCGCGACACCTATCCGATCGAACTGACAATCTATCATCCCTCCCTGTTGGGACACCGTTTCCGCAGTTCAATCGATGGGAAACCGATCCCTCGAGCAACCACGACTGAATTGATCCGGATGATTGCCTTGGAAACCGAACAATCTGAATCGAATGTTCGAAAATCGGTGATGGAACAAGAAAATCCTGTCGATCGCTGGCGAATATACGATGCCCTTCTGGTCCCCTTGGAACGGGTTCAGCAGCATCCTAAGTACCACCCTGAAGGGGACGCCCTGTACCACAGCCTTCAGGTCTTTGAATTGGCTCGAGAAGCGATGCCTTACGATGAAGAATTTTTACTTGCAGCCCTGCTACATGATATTGGCAAAGCGATCGATCCAGAGGACCATGTAGGAGCTGGTTTAGAAGCGTTAGATGGTTTGATCACCCCCAGAACGGAGTGGCTGATCGCGAATCATATGCTCGCCCATGGGCTGCGTGATGGTAGCTTAGGAGCTCGAGCCCGACGCCGATTAAGGCAGCAACCTTGGTACGAAGATTTGCTCGAACTGGCCGCTTGTGATGCGGCTGGCCGCGAACGTGGTGTGACGGTGGACGACAGCGACGCCGCTCTTGACTACATTCGTTCTTTGGAAACGATGTTCGACTGA